A stretch of the Phaseolus vulgaris cultivar G19833 unplaced genomic scaffold, P. vulgaris v2.0 scaffold_1137, whole genome shotgun sequence genome encodes the following:
- the LOC137817766 gene encoding uncharacterized protein yields MQSTSLLNSSQIFFRPFSSSNPCSGGRKTCSLSPIKASMRENFSGRLVDEGMITLRKRIHEMNMIERNYEPPSDWMEWEKRYYTKYDSIICEAVGVLQTHLMNTRPGLALGVMALVAISVPTSSAMLFFHLVELAKALLAGVTPS; encoded by the coding sequence ATGCAATCCACTTCTTTGCTCAATTCCTCACAGATCTTCTTCCGTCCGTTTTCATCCTCAAATCCATGTTCCGGTGGCCGGAAAACTTGTTCTTTATCTCCGATCAAGGCTTCCATGAGAGAGAACTTCAGTGGGAGGTTGGTGGATGAGGGCATGATAACACTGAGGAAGAGGATCCACGAGATGAACATGATAGAGAGGAACTACGAGCCACCTTCGGATTGGATGGAGTGGGAGAAACGGTATTATACCAAGTATGACTCCATCATATGTGAAGCAGTGGGAGTTTTGCAGACACACTTGATGAACACTAGGCCTGGTTTGGCTCTTGGGGTTATGGCTTTGGTTGCAATCAGTGTCCCAACTTCTTCTGCTATGCTTTTCTTTCATTTGGTTGAGTTGGCTAAGGCTCTTCTTGCTGGAGTTACTCCCTCCTAG